In one Paracoccus everestensis genomic region, the following are encoded:
- the rimM gene encoding ribosome maturation factor RimM (Essential for efficient processing of 16S rRNA), which produces MTQDRICVGAIAGAFGVRGEVRLKSFCSEPADIATYGPLTTEDGKRSFSVKLTHPVTGGLGARLSGVATREDAEALRGVTLWAPRSALPSLPDDEFYHADLIGLEVVDTGGVVLGRVRAIFDHGAGDILEVVGGKDVLLLPFTRAVVPTVDLSARRIVADPPADDE; this is translated from the coding sequence ATGACACAAGACCGCATCTGCGTCGGCGCAATCGCCGGGGCCTTCGGGGTCCGGGGCGAGGTGCGGCTGAAAAGCTTTTGTTCCGAACCCGCCGATATCGCGACCTATGGTCCCCTGACGACCGAAGACGGCAAGCGCAGCTTTTCCGTCAAGCTGACCCACCCCGTCACCGGCGGTCTTGGCGCGCGCCTGTCAGGCGTGGCCACCCGGGAGGATGCCGAGGCCTTGCGGGGCGTTACCCTCTGGGCACCGCGATCCGCCCTGCCCTCGCTGCCCGATGATGAATTCTACCATGCCGACCTGATCGGGCTTGAGGTCGTCGATACCGGCGGCGTCGTGCTGGGCCGGGTCCGCGCGATCTTCGACCACGGTGCGGGCGACATTTTGGAGGTCGTGGGCGGCAAGGATGTGCTGCTGCTGCCCTTCACCCGCGCCGTCGTCCCCACGGTCGATTTGAGCGCGCGGCGCATCGTGGCCGATCCCCCGGCCGACGACGAATGA
- the rpsP gene encoding 30S ribosomal protein S16: protein MATKIRLARGGSKKRPHYAIVVSDSRMPRDGRFLEKLGTYNPLLAKDSEDRIKLDLDRAKHWLDQGAQPTDRVARFLEAAGVREKADRSNLKKGEPGKKAKARADEKAAKAAAPAEAE, encoded by the coding sequence ATGGCAACGAAAATCCGTCTGGCCCGTGGCGGCAGCAAGAAGCGCCCGCATTACGCCATCGTCGTGTCCGATTCGCGGATGCCGCGCGACGGCCGCTTCCTGGAAAAGCTGGGCACCTATAACCCGCTGCTGGCGAAAGACAGCGAAGACCGTATCAAGCTGGATCTGGACCGCGCCAAGCATTGGCTGGACCAAGGCGCGCAACCGACCGACCGCGTGGCCCGCTTCCTGGAAGCCGCCGGAGTCCGCGAGAAAGCCGACCGTTCCAACCTGAAGAAGGGCGAGCCCGGCAAGAAAGCCAAGGCGCGTGCCGACGAAAAGGCCGCGAAAGCCGCTGCCCCGGCCGAGGCCGAATAA
- a CDS encoding chorismate mutase: MMDTPADPVARAAALLRDHRASIDRLDAILVYTLAERFKHTQSVGRLKAEHDLPPSDPAREAQQIERLERLAREADLDPDFARKLLNFVIAEVIRHHETFQS; this comes from the coding sequence ATGATGGACACCCCTGCCGATCCCGTCGCCCGTGCCGCGGCCCTGTTGCGCGACCACCGCGCCAGCATCGACCGGCTGGACGCGATCCTGGTCTATACGCTGGCCGAACGCTTCAAGCACACCCAATCCGTCGGCCGCCTCAAGGCCGAACACGATCTTCCGCCGTCCGACCCTGCCCGCGAAGCGCAGCAGATCGAGCGGCTGGAACGCCTCGCGCGCGAGGCCGACCTGGACCCGGACTTTGCGCGCAAACTGCTGAACTTCGTGATTGCCGAAGTGATCCGGCATCACGAGACCTTTCAATCCTGA
- the ffh gene encoding signal recognition particle protein produces MFENLSDRLGGVFDRLTKQGALTEDDVTAAMREVRVALLEADVSLPVARNFVKAVTSKATGSSVTKSITPGQQVVKIVHDELIKTLQGDDAPDALRIDNPPAPILMVGLQGSGKTTTTAKLALRLKDREKKRVLMASLDTNRPAAMEQLAILGTQIGVDTLPIVPGQTATQIASRAKQQASLGGYDVVMLDTAGRLHIDQQLMDEVQAVRDIAQPRETLLVVDGLTGQDAVNVATEFDGKVGISGVVLTRMDGDGRGGAALSMRAITGKPIRFVGLGEKMDALETFDAQRVAGRILGMGDIVALVEKAQQVLEVEQAERMMKRFQKGLFNMNDLKGQLEQMQKMGGMQSIMGMMPGMAKMAKQAEAAGMDDKAITRQIALINSMTKKERANPDMLQASRKKRIAAGAGMEVSELNKLLKMQKQMADTMKKLGKMGKGGMLKQAMRAMTGKGGGLPDLENFDPAKMAEAQKMLQDPRGLGGQLGKAGLPGGLSGMFGKK; encoded by the coding sequence ATGTTCGAGAACCTTTCCGACCGTTTGGGCGGCGTCTTCGACCGGCTGACCAAGCAGGGCGCCCTGACCGAGGATGACGTGACCGCCGCCATGCGCGAGGTCCGCGTGGCCCTGCTGGAAGCTGACGTTTCGCTGCCCGTCGCGCGCAACTTCGTCAAGGCCGTCACATCCAAGGCCACCGGGTCTTCCGTCACCAAGTCGATCACGCCGGGCCAGCAGGTCGTCAAGATCGTCCATGACGAGCTGATCAAGACCCTGCAGGGCGACGACGCGCCCGACGCGCTCCGCATCGACAACCCGCCCGCGCCGATCCTGATGGTTGGGTTGCAGGGCTCGGGGAAAACCACCACGACCGCGAAACTGGCGCTGCGCCTGAAGGACCGCGAGAAGAAGCGCGTGCTGATGGCGTCGCTCGACACCAACCGTCCCGCCGCGATGGAGCAGTTGGCGATCCTGGGAACCCAGATCGGCGTCGATACCCTGCCCATCGTGCCGGGCCAGACCGCGACCCAGATCGCAAGCCGCGCCAAGCAGCAGGCGTCGCTTGGCGGCTATGACGTGGTGATGCTGGACACCGCCGGACGCCTGCATATCGACCAGCAGCTGATGGACGAGGTTCAGGCCGTCCGCGACATCGCCCAGCCGCGCGAGACGCTGCTGGTCGTCGATGGCCTGACCGGCCAGGACGCGGTGAACGTCGCGACCGAGTTCGACGGCAAGGTCGGCATCTCGGGCGTGGTCCTGACCCGGATGGACGGCGACGGGCGCGGCGGTGCGGCCCTGTCGATGCGCGCCATCACCGGCAAGCCGATCCGCTTCGTGGGCCTGGGCGAAAAGATGGACGCGCTCGAAACCTTCGACGCGCAGCGCGTCGCGGGCCGGATCCTGGGCATGGGCGACATCGTGGCCCTGGTCGAGAAGGCCCAGCAGGTGCTGGAGGTCGAGCAGGCCGAGCGCATGATGAAGCGCTTCCAGAAGGGTCTGTTCAACATGAACGACCTGAAAGGCCAGCTTGAACAGATGCAGAAGATGGGCGGGATGCAGTCCATCATGGGCATGATGCCCGGCATGGCCAAGATGGCCAAGCAGGCCGAGGCTGCGGGCATGGACGACAAGGCGATCACCCGCCAGATCGCGCTGATCAATTCGATGACCAAAAAGGAACGCGCCAATCCCGATATGCTGCAGGCCAGCCGCAAGAAGCGGATCGCGGCGGGTGCGGGCATGGAAGTGTCGGAACTGAACAAGCTGCTGAAGATGCAGAAGCAGATGGCCGACACGATGAAGAAGCTGGGCAAGATGGGCAAGGGCGGGATGCTGAAGCAGGCCATGCGCGCCATGACCGGCAAGGGCGGCGGGCTGCCCGACCTGGAAAACTTCGACCCCGCCAAGATGGCCGAGGCGCAGAAGATGCTGCAGGATCCGCGCGGCCTTGGCGGTCAGCTGGGCAAGGCCGGGCTGCCGGGCGGCTTGTCGGGGATGTTCGGGAAGAAATGA
- a CDS encoding FMN-dependent NADH-azoreductase — MNILHIDSAITGEASVSRKLTADIVAKLTAANPDATVTYRDLNKGVPAIDTDWFAAVRMAPENPTPDQQALIATSDAYLAEVQAADVLVIGLPIYNFTLTAQLKNWLDQIARAGKSFRYTAEGPEGLLKGKRAIVAYSAAGTPIGSEFDHASGYLRFILGFMGITDVEFVAADRLAMDRDAGMARAQEALEKLAA, encoded by the coding sequence ATGAACATCCTGCACATCGACAGCGCGATTACCGGCGAGGCTTCCGTGTCTCGCAAGCTGACCGCCGACATCGTGGCCAAGCTGACAGCCGCAAATCCCGACGCGACCGTCACCTATCGCGACCTGAACAAGGGCGTGCCCGCCATCGACACCGACTGGTTCGCAGCCGTTCGCATGGCCCCGGAAAACCCCACGCCGGATCAGCAGGCGCTGATCGCCACCTCGGACGCCTATCTGGCCGAGGTTCAGGCGGCCGATGTCCTGGTGATCGGCCTGCCGATCTATAACTTCACCCTGACCGCGCAACTGAAGAACTGGTTGGACCAGATCGCGCGGGCCGGAAAATCCTTCCGCTATACCGCCGAAGGCCCGGAAGGCCTGCTGAAGGGCAAGCGCGCCATCGTCGCCTACAGCGCGGCTGGCACGCCCATCGGGTCTGAGTTCGATCATGCCTCGGGGTATCTGCGCTTCATCCTGGGCTTCATGGGCATCACCGATGTCGAGTTCGTCGCCGCCGACCGGCTGGCGATGGATCGCGACGCGGGCATGGCCCGCGCACAGGAGGCGCTGGAAAAGCTGGCCGCCTGA
- a CDS encoding LysR family transcriptional regulator, whose translation MSIDSWDDLRIALAVARAGTVSAAAEALGVHHATVIRRIDGLEGQLGVKLFQRHPRGYALTEPGQAMLKVAGDADERFAQLAAQIAGGGDRIEGELVVTSLPELADLVMPRLIRLMRQHPGLRINYATDTRLFRLDAGEAHVAIRAGSQPTEPDYVVRPMGTLRHPIYAAPEYLATHGEVTDIAGHPLALMGPQARNAPLMVWLRDRIDPAQVVLTASDETAREAAIRAGLAIGPLSPSRAEGLVEVMALPEWESRLWLVTHVDLNRSPKVQAAIAALRDP comes from the coding sequence ATGAGCATCGACAGTTGGGACGACCTTCGCATCGCGCTTGCCGTGGCGCGCGCCGGCACGGTCAGCGCGGCCGCCGAGGCCCTGGGCGTCCACCACGCCACCGTCATCCGCCGCATCGACGGGCTGGAAGGACAGCTTGGCGTCAAGCTGTTCCAGCGTCACCCGCGCGGCTATGCCCTGACCGAGCCGGGGCAGGCCATGCTGAAGGTCGCGGGCGATGCCGATGAACGCTTTGCCCAGCTTGCCGCGCAGATCGCGGGCGGGGGCGACCGGATCGAAGGCGAACTGGTCGTCACATCCCTGCCGGAACTGGCCGATCTGGTCATGCCCCGGCTGATCCGGCTGATGCGCCAGCACCCCGGCCTTCGCATCAACTATGCCACCGATACGCGCCTGTTCCGCCTGGACGCCGGAGAGGCGCATGTGGCGATCCGCGCAGGCAGCCAGCCGACCGAGCCGGATTATGTCGTCCGCCCCATGGGCACGTTGCGCCACCCGATCTATGCCGCGCCCGAATACCTCGCCACGCATGGCGAGGTGACGGACATCGCGGGACACCCGCTTGCCCTGATGGGTCCGCAGGCCCGCAACGCGCCACTGATGGTCTGGCTGCGCGACAGGATCGACCCAGCCCAAGTCGTCCTGACCGCCAGCGACGAGACCGCGCGCGAGGCGGCGATCCGCGCGGGCCTGGCCATCGGTCCCCTGTCGCCGTCGCGGGCCGAGGGGCTGGTCGAGGTGATGGCCTTGCCCGAATGGGAATCGCGGCTGTGGCTGGTCACCCATGTCGATCTGAACCGCAGCCCCAAGGTGCAGGCGGCGATTGCCGCCTTGCGCGACCCGTGA
- a CDS encoding peroxidase-related enzyme (This protein belongs to a clade of uncharacterized proteins related to peroxidases such as the alkylhydroperoxidase AhpD.) yields MSHPISRFPVPDLATLPQDMQDAIAKVAEKSGFVPNVFLALAHRPDEFRAFFAYHQALMDKDVGLTKAEREMIVVAVSGINNCQYCVVAHGAILRIRAKDPLIADQVAVNWRKADLTDRQRAMLAYAEKVTVAAFQIGDADHQTLRDAGFDADEIWDIGAIAAFFGMSNRMANAGDFRANDEFYMLGRG; encoded by the coding sequence ATGAGCCATCCCATCAGCCGCTTTCCCGTGCCCGACCTTGCGACCCTGCCCCAGGATATGCAGGACGCGATCGCCAAGGTCGCCGAAAAGTCGGGCTTCGTGCCGAACGTGTTTCTGGCGCTTGCCCATCGGCCCGACGAATTCCGAGCCTTCTTCGCTTATCACCAGGCGCTGATGGACAAGGACGTGGGCCTGACCAAGGCAGAGCGGGAAATGATCGTGGTCGCGGTCAGCGGCATCAACAACTGCCAGTATTGCGTGGTGGCCCATGGCGCGATCCTGCGCATCCGGGCCAAGGATCCGCTGATCGCCGATCAGGTCGCCGTCAACTGGCGCAAGGCGGATCTGACCGACCGGCAGCGGGCGATGCTGGCCTATGCCGAGAAGGTGACAGTGGCGGCCTTTCAGATCGGGGATGCGGACCATCAGACGCTGCGTGACGCGGGCTTCGATGCAGACGAGATTTGGGATATCGGCGCCATCGCGGCCTTTTTCGGTATGTCGAACCGGATGGCCAATGCCGGGGATTTTCGCGCCAACGACGAATTCTATATGCTGGGCCGCGGGTGA
- a CDS encoding DMT family transporter gives MLLFSALVAGSFSLGVRAANLIDPAAITVARFVIAAGVLAGIALLVPGRGRPGALLQAPWRYLLLGGAFAGYFVLMFEGLKTAPAVSASAVFTLTPIMAAGFGWWLLRQRMTGHLAAALALGGAGALWVIFRGDLDALMRLDIGRGEAIYFAGCALHALYTPLVRKLNRGEGPLISSLGTLIAGGMLTAVWGWGALTATAWGQLPGIVWITIFYVAVFASAFTTMLVQYAALRLPSAKVMAYTYLTPLWVILLEAAVGKGMPGVVVVPGIAATLGALALLLKSDEPARGPVRAS, from the coding sequence ATGCTGCTGTTCTCGGCCTTGGTCGCGGGGTCGTTTTCGCTGGGCGTCCGGGCCGCGAACCTGATCGACCCGGCGGCGATCACGGTCGCGCGCTTTGTCATCGCGGCGGGCGTCCTGGCCGGGATCGCGCTCCTGGTGCCGGGGCGGGGCAGGCCGGGCGCGCTGTTGCAGGCGCCTTGGCGATACCTTCTGCTGGGCGGGGCCTTTGCCGGATATTTCGTGCTGATGTTCGAAGGGTTGAAGACCGCCCCGGCCGTTTCGGCAAGCGCGGTCTTCACGCTGACCCCGATCATGGCGGCGGGCTTTGGCTGGTGGCTGTTGCGCCAGCGGATGACCGGCCATCTGGCTGCGGCCCTGGCGCTTGGCGGGGCGGGGGCGTTGTGGGTGATCTTTCGCGGCGACCTTGATGCCCTGATGCGGCTGGACATCGGGCGGGGCGAGGCGATCTATTTCGCGGGCTGCGCGCTGCACGCCCTTTACACGCCGCTGGTCCGCAAGCTGAACCGGGGCGAGGGGCCGCTGATCTCGAGCCTTGGCACGCTGATCGCGGGCGGGATGCTGACCGCCGTCTGGGGATGGGGGGCGCTGACTGCGACCGCCTGGGGCCAATTGCCCGGCATCGTCTGGATCACCATCTTCTATGTCGCGGTCTTTGCCAGCGCCTTTACCACCATGTTGGTCCAATACGCGGCCCTGCGCCTGCCCTCGGCCAAGGTCATGGCCTATACCTATCTGACGCCCTTGTGGGTGATCCTGCTGGAGGCCGCGGTTGGCAAGGGAATGCCCGGCGTCGTGGTGGTGCCGGGGATCGCCGCCACGCTGGGGGCCTTGGCGCTGCTTCTGAAATCGGATGAACCGGCACGCGGCCCCGTGCGCGCAAGCTGA
- a CDS encoding division plane positioning ATPase MipZ has protein sequence MAHIIVVGNEKGGSGKSTTSMHVATALARMGHRVGGLDLDVRQRSFGRYLENRAHFLQREGLDLPMPVIGTLAEGSDPLSPALTVLEADCDFILLDCPGSHTKLSQMAHTLADTLITPMNDSFVDFDLLARLSPEGKILGPSIYAEMVWAARQMRAQAGAGPIDWLVLRNRLGTQQMHNKRKVGGALQALSKRIGFRVAPGFSERVIFRELFPRGLTLLDLKDIGTEQLSMSNIAARQELRDLIAELKLPGVAVNF, from the coding sequence GTGGCGCATATCATCGTTGTGGGCAACGAAAAGGGCGGGTCGGGCAAGTCCACCACCTCGATGCATGTGGCGACGGCCCTGGCCCGCATGGGCCACCGCGTGGGCGGGCTGGATCTGGACGTGCGCCAGCGCAGCTTTGGCCGCTACCTGGAAAACCGCGCCCATTTCCTGCAGCGCGAAGGGCTGGATCTGCCCATGCCGGTCATCGGCACCCTGGCGGAAGGCAGCGACCCCTTGTCCCCCGCCCTGACCGTGCTTGAAGCCGATTGCGATTTCATCCTGCTGGACTGTCCTGGATCGCATACCAAGCTCAGCCAGATGGCCCATACGCTGGCCGATACGCTTATTACCCCGATGAACGACAGCTTTGTCGATTTCGACCTGCTGGCGCGGCTGTCGCCCGAGGGCAAGATCCTCGGCCCCTCGATCTATGCCGAAATGGTCTGGGCGGCCCGGCAGATGCGCGCCCAGGCGGGGGCGGGGCCGATCGACTGGCTGGTGCTGCGCAACCGGCTGGGCACGCAGCAGATGCACAACAAGCGCAAGGTCGGCGGCGCGTTGCAGGCGTTGTCCAAGCGCATCGGATTCCGCGTGGCGCCCGGGTTTTCCGAACGGGTGATCTTTCGCGAACTGTTCCCGCGCGGCCTGACGCTGCTGGATCTGAAGGACATCGGCACCGAACAGCTGTCCATGTCCAACATCGCCGCGCGCCAGGAACTGCGCGACCTGATCGCGGAACTGAAGTTGCCGGGGGTGGCGGTCAACTTCTAG
- a CDS encoding efflux RND transporter periplasmic adaptor subunit, whose protein sequence is MRLIAVFLVAIAFPLAASANEPASASEAPLRVAPSVTVEAATVTEVRARVPVSGSIVARQLVQVFPQVSGYEITEILAEAGDTVSKGQVLARLSADTLSAQREQAEAEYLRAEAGVGQAQSIIDSAAASLTQAQSILQRVQQLREGGTAAQSSLDDAIAAEANARAQAASAADGLAVARAALAQAEAARRIAQLNLDRAQITALVAGVVVARNAELGALAGGGGDPLFTLLADGAVEMSAEVIETALARLKVGDPAEITVAGTGMVAGTVRLTPASVDPATRLGVMRITLDKADGVRIGQFASGWVVTDRRQAVTVPAGAVLADSTGERVQVVRDGVVETRPVRAGLLWDGRREIAEGLVPGEQVIVQAGAFFRTGDQVRPVVAQGEGP, encoded by the coding sequence ATGCGCCTTATTGCCGTTTTTCTTGTTGCCATCGCCTTTCCGCTGGCCGCTTCGGCCAACGAACCCGCATCCGCGTCCGAAGCCCCCCTGCGCGTCGCGCCATCCGTCACCGTCGAGGCCGCGACCGTGACCGAGGTCCGGGCCCGCGTGCCCGTGTCGGGCAGCATCGTCGCGCGGCAACTGGTGCAGGTCTTTCCCCAGGTCTCGGGCTATGAGATCACCGAAATCCTGGCCGAGGCGGGCGACACCGTGTCCAAGGGCCAGGTGCTGGCCCGGCTGTCCGCTGATACGCTGTCGGCGCAGCGCGAACAGGCCGAGGCGGAATATCTGCGGGCCGAGGCGGGCGTCGGCCAGGCGCAAAGCATCATCGACAGCGCAGCGGCCTCTCTGACGCAGGCCCAGTCCATCTTGCAGCGGGTGCAGCAGTTGCGCGAAGGCGGCACGGCCGCGCAATCCAGCCTGGATGATGCCATCGCGGCCGAGGCGAATGCCCGGGCGCAGGCGGCATCCGCGGCCGACGGGCTGGCAGTCGCGCGCGCCGCCCTGGCGCAGGCCGAGGCCGCGCGGCGCATCGCCCAACTGAACCTGGACCGCGCGCAGATCACCGCCCTGGTGGCGGGCGTGGTCGTGGCCCGCAATGCCGAATTGGGCGCCTTGGCCGGCGGGGGGGGCGATCCGCTGTTCACCCTGCTTGCCGACGGCGCGGTCGAGATGTCGGCCGAGGTGATCGAAACCGCGCTGGCCCGCCTGAAGGTCGGCGATCCGGCAGAAATCACCGTCGCGGGCACGGGCATGGTGGCCGGAACGGTGCGGCTGACGCCCGCCTCGGTCGATCCGGCGACGCGGCTGGGGGTGATGCGGATCACGCTGGACAAGGCGGACGGCGTCAGGATCGGCCAGTTCGCCAGCGGCTGGGTCGTCACCGACCGGCGTCAGGCCGTGACGGTGCCTGCCGGTGCGGTTCTGGCGGACAGCACCGGCGAACGCGTTCAGGTTGTCCGGGACGGCGTGGTCGAAACCCGCCCGGTCCGCGCGGGCCTGCTGTGGGATGGACGGCGCGAGATCGCCGAAGGACTGGTTCCCGGCGAACAGGTGATCGTCCAGGCGGGGGCATTCTTCCGCACCGGCGATCAGGTCCGGCCGGTCGTGGCACAGGGGGAAGGACCGTGA
- a CDS encoding efflux RND transporter permease subunit, with protein MNFSTLSIRHPVPPIAVFLVLVIVGLYSFSRLPVTAMPNIDLPIVQVTIDQPGAAPSELTTQVIQPVEDSIASVTGVRHITSTATDSTAALVVEFELETDSDRAVNDVKDAVSNVRQQLPESISEPLVRRLDVTGMPILTYAVSDPTQSIEALSKFVDDVIGRELSTVPGVGQTTRIGGAAREIKVELDPDRLLAHGLTAADVSNQLRARNIDLGGGRGDLAGREYSIRALGGADTVAQLAATPISIADGRTIRLDQLGQVIDGPAEERSFALLDGQPVVAFGIYRTTGASDLAAGDGAKERLAQIGERFPNARITLIDDATTYTEASYHSAMETLYEGAALAVVVVFLFLRNWRATLVAAVALPLSIIPTFFVMQWLGFTLNGISLLGITLVTGILVDDAIVEIENIVRHIGMGVPPYEASEEAANEIGLTVIAISFSIVAVFAPVSFMGGIPGQYFKQFGLTVAVSVLFSLLVARIITPMMAAYLMRGTVHGTDERDGFVMRALMRVVGWTMRHRGLTLLTGGAIFAGSIYSATLLPTEFIPVSDIGRSQIEVELPPGATIDNTEDAARSLSARIDEVPEVQSVFVYSDGSDGTEARVMINYGKKETRERSQFVLEEELKNRLSDTPDMRINFQNENGQNDLTINVLGATEEGAALAAERLAAAMSELPSLESVSTTASLQRPEIQITPRADVAAQLGVSASDMATTLRVATLGDVESNLAKFNAGDEQIPIVVRLNPDARADLMVVQNLRVNSSSGQVPLGAVADVKLSAGATEIGRYDRQFQTTVSANLADGQLLGPVSAQVTQLQERIELPPGTRIQPSGDAEIMGEVFGAFGIAMGAGVMLVYVVLVLLFHNFITPVTILMSLPLAIGGAILALFITGNSISMAVVIGFLMLMGIVTKNSIMLVEFALSAIERGVVKRDAILDAVHKRARPIVMTTIAMSAGMIPSALATGEGGEFRAPMAIAVIGGLLLSTILSLLFVPALFSLIHGAEGRLSGWVSRRIGLNRPRQPAE; from the coding sequence GTGAATTTTTCCACCCTGTCGATCCGCCATCCTGTCCCGCCCATCGCGGTCTTTCTGGTGCTGGTGATCGTCGGGCTGTACAGCTTCAGCCGCCTTCCGGTCACGGCCATGCCCAACATCGACCTGCCCATCGTGCAGGTCACCATCGACCAGCCGGGCGCCGCGCCGTCCGAACTGACCACCCAGGTCATCCAGCCGGTCGAGGACAGCATCGCATCCGTCACCGGCGTCCGGCACATCACATCCACGGCGACGGACAGCACGGCGGCGCTTGTCGTGGAATTCGAACTGGAAACCGACAGCGACCGTGCCGTCAATGACGTGAAGGACGCGGTGTCCAACGTCCGCCAGCAATTGCCCGAAAGCATCAGCGAACCGCTGGTGCGGCGGCTGGACGTGACGGGGATGCCGATCCTGACCTATGCCGTCAGCGATCCCACGCAATCCATCGAGGCCTTGTCGAAATTTGTCGATGACGTGATCGGGCGCGAACTGTCCACCGTTCCAGGCGTCGGTCAGACGACGCGGATCGGCGGGGCCGCGCGCGAGATCAAGGTGGAACTGGATCCCGACCGGCTGCTGGCCCATGGCCTGACGGCGGCCGACGTGTCGAACCAGTTGCGGGCGCGCAATATCGACCTGGGCGGCGGGCGGGGCGATCTGGCGGGACGCGAGTATTCGATCCGCGCCCTGGGTGGGGCGGACACTGTCGCGCAGCTTGCCGCCACGCCTATTTCCATTGCCGACGGGCGCACGATCAGGCTGGACCAGTTGGGCCAGGTGATCGACGGCCCGGCCGAGGAACGCAGCTTTGCGCTGCTGGACGGCCAGCCGGTCGTGGCCTTCGGCATCTATCGCACGACCGGGGCCTCTGACCTGGCGGCGGGGGACGGGGCCAAGGAACGGTTGGCCCAGATCGGCGAACGGTTCCCGAACGCCCGGATCACCCTGATCGACGACGCCACGACCTATACCGAGGCCAGCTATCACAGCGCAATGGAAACGCTGTACGAAGGCGCGGCCCTGGCGGTGGTCGTGGTCTTTCTGTTCCTGAGGAACTGGCGCGCGACGCTGGTGGCCGCCGTAGCGCTGCCCTTGTCGATCATCCCGACCTTTTTCGTGATGCAGTGGCTGGGCTTCACGCTGAACGGCATCAGCCTGCTGGGCATCACCCTTGTCACCGGCATCCTGGTCGATGACGCTATCGTCGAGATCGAGAATATCGTCCGCCACATCGGCATGGGCGTGCCGCCCTACGAGGCCAGCGAGGAGGCCGCGAACGAGATCGGCCTGACCGTGATCGCGATCAGCTTTTCCATTGTCGCGGTCTTTGCGCCGGTCAGCTTCATGGGCGGCATTCCGGGTCAATATTTCAAGCAGTTCGGGCTGACGGTCGCGGTGTCGGTCCTGTTTTCGCTGCTGGTGGCGCGGATCATCACGCCGATGATGGCGGCCTATCTGATGCGCGGCACGGTCCACGGCACGGATGAACGCGACGGCTTCGTGATGCGCGCCCTGATGCGCGTGGTGGGCTGGACCATGCGTCATCGTGGGCTGACGCTGTTGACGGGCGGGGCGATCTTCGCAGGCTCGATCTATTCCGCGACGCTGCTGCCGACCGAATTCATTCCTGTCTCGGACATCGGCCGCAGCCAGATCGAGGTCGAACTGCCCCCCGGCGCCACGATCGACAACACCGAGGACGCTGCCCGCAGTCTGTCCGCCCGCATCGACGAGGTGCCCGAGGTGCAGTCGGTCTTTGTCTATAGCGACGGGTCAGACGGGACCGAGGCGCGGGTGATGATCAACTATGGCAAGAAGGAAACCCGCGAGCGGTCACAGTTCGTGCTGGAGGAGGAGTTGAAGAACCGCCTGTCGGACACGCCCGACATGCGGATCAACTTCCAGAACGAAAACGGCCAGAACGACCTGACCATCAACGTCCTGGGCGCGACCGAGGAGGGCGCGGCGCTGGCCGCCGAACGGCTGGCGGCGGCGATGTCGGAATTGCCCTCGCTGGAAAGCGTCTCCACCACGGCCAGCCTGCAACGCCCCGAAATCCAGATCACACCGCGCGCGGATGTAGCGGCGCAACTGGGGGTATCGGCCAGCGACATGGCGACGACGCTGCGCGTGGCGACGCTGGGCGATGTCGAATCGAACCTGGCCAAGTTCAACGCGGGGGACGAACAGATCCCCATCGTCGTGCGCCTGAACCCGGACGCCCGCGCCGACCTGATGGTGGTGCAGAACCTGCGCGTGAATTCATCGTCCGGGCAGGTGCCGCTGGGGGCCGTGGCCGATGTGAAGCTATCCGCCGGCGCGACCGAAATCGGGCGATACGACCGCCAGTTCCAGACCACGGTCAGCGCGAACCTGGCCGATGGGCAACTGCTTGGCCCCGTCAGCGCCCAGGTGACGCAGTTGCAGGAACGGATCGAACTGCCACCCGGCACGCGGATCCAGCCATCCGGCGACGCCGAGATCATGGGAGAGGTCTTTGGCGCCTTCGGCATCGCCATGGGTGCGGGGGTGATGCTGGTCTATGTCGTGCTGGTGCTGTTGTTCCACAACTTCATCACGCCGGTGACGATCCTGATGTCCCTGCCGCTGGCCATCGGGGGCGCGATCCTGGCGCTGTTCATCACCGGCAATTCGATCAGCATGGCGGTTGTCATCGGCTTTTTGATGCTGATGGGGATCGTCACCAAGAACTCCATCATGCTGGTGGAGTTCGCGCTGTCCGCAATCGAACGCGGCGTGGTCAAGCGCGACGCGATCCTGGATGCGGTCCACAAGCGCGCACGCCCCATTGTCATGACCACCATCGCCATGAGCGCGGGGATGATCCCCTCGGCGCTGGCAACCGGCGAGGGCGGCGAATTCCGCGCGCCCATGGCGATTGCGGTGATCGGGGGGCTTTTGCTGTCCACCATCCTGTCGCTGCTGTTCGTGCCCGCGCTGTTCTCGTTGATCCATGGCGCAGAGGGGCGGCTTTCCGGGTGGGTAAGTCGGCGGATCGGGCTGAACCGGCCCCGCCAGCCGGCGGAATAG